GGTAAAATCGTAAGGATGGCGCCTTTTGGGGCATTTGTTGAATTAGAAGAAGGGGTTGATGGATTAATCCATATATCTCAAATTGCTAATAAACATGTGGTTAAACCAGAGGATGAACTAAAAATAGGAGAGATTGTTGAAGTAAAAGTGCTTGACATTGATATAGATAAAAAGAAGATTAGTCTTAGTAAAAAACAAGTGGAGCAAAGTGCTTTTGAGGAAGAATAAAATGCGGCGATAGCCACATTTATTATATAAAAAGCTATAATACTTTATGCGGGGAGGTATACATGACTAAAACATATGAGGATTTTAAAAAAGAAGTATTAATTATGTCGGGAATTGACTTGCATAGTTATAAAGAAAGACAAATGAAAAGACGAATAGATGCTCTAATCAAAAAAAATAATTATGAGGATTATTCTTCATATCTCAATGCACTAAAAGATGATAGGAAGTTATATACAGAATTTATAAATTATCTTACTATTAATGTTTCTGAATTTTTTAGGAATCCAGCTCAGTGGGAGGTATTAGAAAGAGATGTTCTCCCATATTTATTAGAAAAGTCCCCTACATTAAAAATTTGGAGTGCTGCATGTTCAACAGGGGATGAGCCATATTCATTGGCAATGCTACTGACGAAATTTTTTCCTTTATCTAAGATTAAGATATTTGCTACAGATATTGACAGGCAGGTTCTTGAGAAAGCCCAAATGGGATTGTACAATAAAAAAAGCATTGAAGGTGTTCCCAAGGAGTTTTTAACTAAATACTTTGAAAAAGTGGGAGATTCCTATAGAATATCCAATCAAATTAGGAACTGTATCGAATTTAAACAACATAATCTATTGAAGGATATCTATCCTTCTCAATGTGATTTAATTGTATGTAGAAATGTTTTAATATATTTTACTGAAGAAGCTAAGAGTGAAATATATAAAAAGTTTAATGCCTCGCTAAAAACAGGGGGAGTTCTATTTGTGGGAAGTACTGAGCAGATTATTCTCTCCCATAAATATGCCCTTGCCCCTATGAAAACATTTTTTTATAAAAAGGAAGAAAATATATAGAAAAAAATAAAAAGTAGTCCTGGGACTACTTTTTATTTTTTTCTGTTACATCTTCAGTGGTAGAGTAAGCCCCTAGAATATAAAAATTGCCTTGTTATTTCAATAATAGGATATATATAAAAGGTATAAAAAAAAATA
Above is a genomic segment from Candidatus Epulonipiscium sp. containing:
- a CDS encoding protein-glutamate O-methyltransferase CheR, producing MTKTYEDFKKEVLIMSGIDLHSYKERQMKRRIDALIKKNNYEDYSSYLNALKDDRKLYTEFINYLTINVSEFFRNPAQWEVLERDVLPYLLEKSPTLKIWSAACSTGDEPYSLAMLLTKFFPLSKIKIFATDIDRQVLEKAQMGLYNKKSIEGVPKEFLTKYFEKVGDSYRISNQIRNCIEFKQHNLLKDIYPSQCDLIVCRNVLIYFTEEAKSEIYKKFNASLKTGGVLFVGSTEQIILSHKYALAPMKTFFYKKEENI